Proteins found in one Nostoc sp. NIES-3756 genomic segment:
- the ftsH3 gene encoding ATP-dependent zinc metalloprotease FtsH3, which yields MNKRWRNAGLYALLFIVVIALGTAFFEKQPQNKESWRYSQFIQAVEGGKVERVSLSADRSTALVTPKDGSNKKFVTLVNDPELINTLTAQGVDISVLPQTDEGFWFKALSSLFFPVLLLVGLFFLLRRAQSGPGSQAMNFGKSKARVQMEPQTQVTFGDVAGIDQAKLELNEVVDFLKNADRFTAVGAKIPKGVLLVGPPGTGKTLLARAVAGEAGVPFFSISGSEFVEMFVGVGASRVRDLFEQAKTNAPCIVFIDEIDAVGRQRGAGLGGGNDEREQTLNQLLTEMDGFEGNTGIIIIAATNRPDVLDAALLRPGRFDRQVVVDRPDYAGRSEILKVHARGKTLAKDVDLDKIARRTPGFTGADLSNLLNEAAILAARRNLTEISMDEINDAIDRVLAGPEKKDRVMSEKRKVLVAYHEAGHALVGALMPDYDPVQKISIIPRGRAGGLTWFTPSEDRMDTGLYSRAYLENQMAVALGGRIAEEIIFGDEEVTTGASNDLQQVARVARQMITRFGMSDKLGPVALGRQQGNMFLGRDIMSERDFSEETAASIDEEVRKLVDTAYTRAKDVLVSNRHILDQIAQMLVDKETVDADELQEILANNDVKTAAFA from the coding sequence GTGAATAAAAGATGGAGAAATGCGGGGCTGTACGCGCTGCTATTTATAGTTGTAATTGCGCTTGGCACAGCTTTTTTTGAAAAACAACCTCAAAATAAAGAGTCATGGCGTTATAGCCAGTTTATTCAAGCAGTTGAAGGCGGCAAAGTAGAAAGAGTTAGCTTAAGTGCAGACCGTTCTACAGCGCTGGTAACACCCAAAGATGGATCTAATAAAAAATTTGTTACTTTAGTCAACGATCCAGAATTAATCAATACTCTGACTGCACAAGGCGTTGATATTTCTGTATTGCCCCAAACCGACGAGGGATTCTGGTTTAAGGCATTAAGTAGCTTATTCTTCCCTGTATTGCTGCTTGTGGGCTTATTCTTCTTGCTGCGTCGCGCTCAAAGCGGGCCTGGTAGCCAAGCCATGAACTTTGGTAAATCCAAGGCGAGAGTGCAAATGGAACCCCAAACCCAAGTTACCTTCGGTGACGTTGCGGGTATTGACCAAGCCAAATTAGAACTTAACGAAGTTGTAGACTTCCTCAAAAACGCTGATCGCTTTACCGCCGTTGGTGCAAAAATTCCTAAAGGAGTGCTGTTAGTAGGGCCTCCAGGTACAGGTAAAACCCTCCTAGCGCGTGCAGTAGCAGGGGAAGCAGGCGTACCTTTCTTCTCCATCTCTGGTTCTGAGTTTGTGGAAATGTTCGTTGGTGTGGGTGCTTCCCGCGTCCGCGACTTGTTTGAACAAGCTAAAACCAACGCTCCCTGTATCGTCTTCATCGATGAAATTGACGCAGTAGGTCGTCAACGGGGTGCAGGTTTAGGTGGTGGTAACGACGAACGGGAACAAACCCTTAACCAGTTGCTCACCGAAATGGATGGTTTTGAAGGGAACACCGGCATCATCATTATCGCCGCTACCAACCGTCCTGACGTACTCGATGCCGCTTTATTGCGTCCTGGTCGTTTTGACCGTCAAGTCGTTGTTGACCGTCCCGACTACGCCGGACGTAGCGAAATCCTCAAAGTCCACGCCCGTGGTAAAACCTTGGCTAAAGATGTGGACTTGGATAAAATCGCTCGTCGTACCCCAGGATTTACAGGTGCAGACTTGTCTAACCTGCTCAATGAAGCCGCAATTTTAGCAGCAAGACGCAACCTGACCGAAATCTCAATGGACGAAATCAACGACGCAATTGACCGCGTGTTGGCTGGGCCAGAGAAGAAAGACCGCGTAATGAGCGAAAAACGCAAAGTTTTAGTAGCTTATCACGAAGCCGGTCACGCCTTAGTTGGTGCATTAATGCCCGACTATGACCCTGTACAAAAAATCAGCATTATTCCTCGCGGACGCGCCGGTGGTTTGACTTGGTTTACCCCCAGTGAAGACCGTATGGATACAGGTTTATACAGCCGCGCTTATCTAGAAAATCAGATGGCTGTAGCTTTGGGTGGTCGTATTGCTGAAGAAATCATCTTTGGTGATGAAGAAGTTACCACAGGTGCTTCCAACGACTTACAACAAGTAGCTCGTGTAGCTCGCCAAATGATTACCCGCTTTGGTATGAGCGATAAATTAGGCCCTGTCGCCCTTGGTCGTCAACAAGGCAACATGTTCCTTGGTCGTGACATCATGTCAGAGCGTGATTTCTCCGAAGAGACAGCCGCTTCTATTGACGAAGAAGTGCGTAAATTAGTAGACACAGCCTACACC
- a CDS encoding aminotransferase class IV: protein MFWYNGKLIDSQTIELDIYEPGLLYGATVFTTLRVYDGSLDSSLTNWQAHCDRLHSSLQYFAWEQPDWNHVREGAQQLLTHFPVLRITIFADGREWIMGRYLPQNLLELQKHGIACTLAESELYRSLPSHKTGNYLSAWIAKTNAAILNSQEAILVDTAGNWLETTTGNLWGWQNGRWWTPPLTAGILPGIGRSQLINWLHQQQVVMEEVWTSELVNGFEAIAYTNSVVEVIPIHTVHQETESLQYDPYHPKLHKLRELFLA from the coding sequence ATGTTCTGGTATAACGGCAAATTAATTGATTCGCAAACTATAGAGTTAGATATTTATGAGCCGGGGTTGTTGTATGGCGCTACGGTATTTACAACGCTGCGGGTGTATGATGGTTCGCTGGATAGTAGTTTAACTAATTGGCAGGCTCATTGCGATCGCCTCCACTCCTCCCTACAATATTTCGCCTGGGAACAACCAGACTGGAACCACGTTCGTGAAGGTGCGCAACAACTCCTAACACACTTTCCTGTCCTGAGAATCACCATCTTTGCCGATGGTAGAGAATGGATTATGGGTAGATATCTACCCCAAAATTTATTAGAACTGCAAAAGCACGGCATAGCTTGCACTCTAGCTGAGTCAGAACTATATCGGAGTTTACCTTCTCATAAAACAGGAAACTACCTGAGTGCTTGGATAGCTAAGACTAACGCCGCAATACTTAATTCTCAAGAAGCAATTTTAGTAGATACTGCCGGAAATTGGCTCGAAACCACCACAGGCAACCTTTGGGGATGGCAGAATGGGAGATGGTGGACTCCACCTTTAACGGCGGGAATCTTACCAGGAATTGGGCGATCGCAGTTAATAAACTGGCTGCACCAGCAACAGGTGGTAATGGAGGAGGTTTGGACATCTGAATTAGTCAACGGCTTTGAAGCGATCGCCTACACTAATAGTGTGGTGGAAGTTATTCCCATACATACCGTTCACCAGGAAACAGAATCGTTACAATATGATCCCTACCATCCAAAGTTGCACAAACTCAGAGAACTATTCTTAGCATGA